A region of Streptomyces sp. NBC_01267 DNA encodes the following proteins:
- a CDS encoding SCO3242 family prenyltransferase, whose translation MKPGAWAELLRISALFTVPGDALAGAAAAGLRPGRGTAYAVGASLCLYEAGMALNDWADRAEDAIDRPHRPIPSGRVTPRAALATAGALTAAGLALSARAGRPALAVATALAGTVWAYDLKLKHTPAGPAAMAAARALDLMLGATATGRAGPARPGEGHGTRRARHAWGAAALLATHTYAVTSVSRHETHGGSTAVPIAALAATAALGCAAVRSGGTSAPTATATASAVTAAASAVTAAGYLGTAAKPYLHAALNPSPALTQQAVGGGIRAMIPLQSALAARAGAPGTAAALLALAPLARTLARKVSPT comes from the coding sequence GTGAAGCCGGGCGCCTGGGCCGAACTGCTGCGGATCTCGGCCCTGTTCACGGTCCCCGGCGACGCCCTGGCCGGAGCCGCGGCGGCAGGGCTGCGTCCCGGCCGTGGCACGGCGTACGCCGTCGGGGCCTCGCTCTGCCTGTACGAGGCGGGGATGGCACTCAACGACTGGGCGGACCGTGCGGAGGACGCCATCGACCGTCCGCACCGCCCGATCCCCTCGGGTCGCGTCACGCCGCGGGCGGCGCTGGCGACGGCGGGCGCCCTGACCGCGGCGGGCCTGGCCCTGTCCGCCCGTGCGGGCCGCCCCGCGCTGGCTGTGGCCACGGCGCTCGCGGGAACGGTCTGGGCCTACGACCTGAAGCTGAAGCACACACCGGCGGGTCCCGCGGCCATGGCGGCGGCCCGAGCGCTGGACCTGATGCTGGGCGCGACGGCGACGGGTCGGGCGGGTCCGGCGCGCCCGGGGGAGGGCCACGGCACCCGCCGGGCGCGTCACGCCTGGGGGGCGGCTGCGCTGCTCGCCACGCACACCTACGCCGTGACCTCGGTGTCCCGGCACGAGACACACGGCGGCTCGACGGCCGTGCCGATCGCCGCGCTGGCAGCCACGGCGGCGCTGGGCTGCGCTGCGGTACGGAGCGGAGGCACCTCGGCTCCGACCGCCACCGCCACCGCCTCGGCCGTCACCGCCGCAGCCTCGGCCGTCACCGCCGCCGGATATCTCGGCACCGCCGCCAAGCCCTACCTCCACGCCGCCCTCAACCCCTCCCCGGCGCTCACCCAGCAGGCGGTGGGCGGCGGCATCCGGGCCATGATCCCGCTCCAGTCAGCCCTCGCCGCCAGGGCAGGCGCCCCCGGCACCGCTGCGGCCCTGCTCGCCCTCGCCCCGCTCGCCCGCACCCTCGCACGGAAGGTGAGCCCCACATGA
- a CDS encoding TIM barrel protein, with amino-acid sequence MSLRLGYGTNGLTDLRIDDALGLLADLGYDGVGLTLDHMHLDPVAPGLGVRTRQLARTLDRLGLGVTVETGARYVLDPRRKHGPSLLEPDPDDRAVRVRMLVRAVQVAADLGAHAVHCFSGTLPPGTGRDAAWQRLAQALTPVLDAARSAGVPLAVEPEPGHLLSCLADFHHLRRILGDPEPLGLTLDIGHCQCLEPAPPADCVREAGPWLRHIQIEDMRRGVHEHLPFGEGEIDFPPVLEAIADSGYQGLTVVELPRHSHAGPELARTSLDFLRAARPQAPARTQAKPQTQAKPQTQAKPQTQARTQGQPQTQARPRGRKEIPTC; translated from the coding sequence ATGAGCCTCCGCCTCGGATACGGCACCAACGGCCTCACCGACCTGCGGATCGACGACGCACTGGGCCTCCTCGCCGATCTCGGCTACGACGGCGTCGGGCTGACTCTCGACCACATGCACCTCGACCCCGTCGCCCCCGGTCTCGGTGTCCGCACCCGGCAGTTGGCGCGCACCCTCGATCGGCTCGGTCTGGGCGTCACCGTCGAGACCGGCGCCCGCTACGTACTCGATCCGCGACGCAAACACGGTCCGTCCCTCCTCGAACCGGACCCGGACGACCGTGCCGTCCGGGTCCGGATGCTGGTACGGGCCGTGCAGGTCGCCGCCGACCTGGGCGCCCACGCCGTGCACTGCTTCAGCGGGACCCTGCCGCCCGGGACCGGCCGGGACGCGGCATGGCAGCGCCTCGCTCAGGCGCTCACCCCCGTCCTGGACGCCGCGCGCTCCGCCGGCGTACCGCTCGCCGTCGAACCCGAACCAGGCCATCTCCTCTCCTGTCTCGCCGACTTCCATCACCTCCGCCGCATCCTCGGCGACCCGGAACCCCTCGGGCTCACCCTCGACATCGGACACTGTCAGTGTCTGGAACCGGCTCCGCCCGCCGACTGCGTCCGCGAAGCCGGCCCCTGGCTGCGGCACATCCAGATCGAGGACATGCGCCGAGGCGTCCACGAACACCTTCCGTTCGGCGAGGGCGAGATCGACTTCCCGCCCGTGCTCGAAGCGATCGCCGACTCCGGCTACCAGGGCCTGACCGTCGTCGAACTGCCCCGCCACTCCCACGCGGGCCCCGAACTGGCCCGTACCTCCCTGGACTTCCTCCGTGCGGCCCGGCCACAGGCACCGGCCCGGACGCAGGCAAAGCCACAGACGCAGGCAAAGCCACAGACACAGGCAAAGCCACAGACACAGGCCCGGACACAGGGCCAGCCACAAACGCAGGCGCGCCCGCGGGGCCGGAAGGAGATCCCCACATGCTGA
- a CDS encoding EboA domain-containing protein: MLTTPLMTPLMTRQDLLAQLSPASGAWLGGAVADAEQRTAEWEVGFAAAGRACGPEHADAVRVLLLTAARTDPATLTRLYQQGSAAERRAVLLALPYLGLAPGDGTPLIQDALRANDTRLVAAAVGPYATAHLDPHAWRHAVLKCLFTGVPVSAVHGLDSRARGDAELARMLADYAAERAAAGRDIPVDLHRALALTAEEQQI; the protein is encoded by the coding sequence ATGCTGACGACGCCCCTGATGACCCCTCTGATGACCCGCCAGGATCTGCTCGCACAGCTCTCCCCGGCATCCGGTGCCTGGCTGGGCGGGGCCGTTGCCGATGCCGAACAGCGCACGGCGGAATGGGAGGTGGGATTCGCCGCAGCAGGGCGCGCGTGCGGACCTGAGCACGCCGACGCCGTACGCGTCCTCCTCCTCACCGCGGCCCGCACCGACCCCGCCACCCTCACCCGCCTCTACCAGCAGGGCTCGGCAGCCGAACGCCGCGCCGTACTCCTCGCCCTGCCGTACCTCGGCCTCGCACCCGGCGACGGAACCCCACTGATCCAGGACGCGCTGCGCGCCAACGACACCCGGCTGGTCGCCGCGGCCGTCGGTCCGTACGCCACCGCCCACCTGGACCCGCACGCCTGGCGGCACGCCGTACTCAAGTGCCTCTTCACCGGGGTCCCCGTGAGCGCCGTGCACGGCCTGGACAGCCGCGCCCGTGGTGACGCCGAACTGGCCCGCATGCTCGCCGACTACGCCGCCGAGCGCGCCGCAGCGGGCCGCGACATCCCCGTGGATCTCCACCGCGCACTGGCCCTGACCGCAGAGGAGCAGCAGATCTGA
- a CDS encoding TatD family hydrolase yields MRIFDPHIHMTSRTTDDYQAMHEAGVRALVEPAFWLGQPRTAPESFYDYFDALIGWEPFRAAQYGIAHHCTIALNPKEANDPRCTPVLDELPRYLRKDQVVAVGEIGYDSMTPAEDTALAAQLQLAADHGLPALVHTPHRDKLAGLHRTIDVVHESDLPPDRVLLDHLNETTVEDATDSGCWLGFSIYPDTKMDEDRMVSVLQTYGTGKILVNSAADWGKSDPLTTRRVAVAMLKAGFTEDDVDEVLWRNPVAFYGLSGRLQLDVPDAAGAPATHEGNSVLRGAPRTGD; encoded by the coding sequence ATGCGTATCTTCGACCCCCACATCCATATGACCTCCCGCACCACCGACGACTACCAGGCCATGCACGAAGCAGGCGTACGCGCCCTGGTGGAACCCGCCTTCTGGCTGGGCCAGCCCCGCACGGCGCCGGAGAGCTTCTACGACTACTTCGACGCGCTCATCGGCTGGGAGCCCTTCCGCGCCGCGCAGTACGGCATCGCCCACCACTGCACGATCGCCCTCAACCCCAAAGAGGCCAACGACCCCCGCTGCACCCCGGTCCTCGACGAACTGCCCCGCTATCTCCGCAAGGACCAGGTCGTCGCCGTCGGTGAGATCGGCTACGACTCCATGACACCCGCCGAGGACACCGCGCTCGCCGCCCAGCTCCAACTGGCCGCCGACCACGGGCTCCCCGCCCTGGTCCACACCCCGCACCGCGACAAACTCGCGGGCCTGCACCGCACCATCGACGTCGTCCATGAATCGGACCTTCCCCCGGACCGTGTCCTGCTGGATCACCTCAATGAGACGACCGTAGAGGACGCCACTGACAGCGGCTGCTGGCTCGGCTTCTCGATCTACCCCGACACCAAGATGGACGAGGACCGGATGGTCAGCGTCCTGCAGACCTACGGAACCGGGAAGATCCTGGTCAACTCGGCGGCGGACTGGGGAAAGAGCGACCCGCTCACCACCCGCCGGGTTGCCGTGGCCATGCTGAAGGCGGGCTTCACCGAGGACGACGTCGACGAGGTCCTGTGGCGGAACCCGGTCGCGTTCTACGGCCTCAGCGGCCGTCTCCAGCTCGATGTCCCCGACGCCGCGGGCGCACCGGCCACGCACGAGGGCAACTCCGTCCTCCGCGGCGCCCCGAGGACCGGGGACTGA
- the eboE gene encoding metabolite traffic protein EboE → MRFRHPDGSTVHLSYCTNVHPAETLAGVRDQLRDHCEPVRRRLGRDRLGIGLWLARDAARALTTDPSALRGLRAELDRRGLEVVTLNGFPYEGFGADEVKYRVYRPDWTDPERLAHTTDLARLLAALLPDDVRQGSVSTLPLAWRTAYDETAARQAHTALTTLAGRLDALEELTGKSVLIALEPEPGCAVETTSDAIGPLAAVASESGSHRIGICVDTCHLATSFEDPRTALDALAQARIPIPKAQLSAALHAEHPHLPEVRAALAAFAEPRFLHQTRALSTAHGRSGAGDSWSAARLHGTDDLGEALAGGALPDTTPWRAHFHVPLHAPPAPPLTSTLPVLQDALTRLVGGPVPRTHHLEVETYTWQALPPELRPRNRAQLADGIAAELTLARDLLTDLGLKELP, encoded by the coding sequence ATGCGCTTCCGGCACCCCGACGGCTCGACCGTCCACCTCTCGTACTGCACCAACGTCCACCCCGCCGAGACCCTCGCCGGGGTCCGGGACCAGCTCCGTGACCACTGCGAGCCCGTACGCAGACGCCTCGGCCGGGACAGGCTGGGCATCGGACTGTGGCTCGCCAGGGACGCCGCCCGCGCCCTGACCACCGACCCGTCGGCGCTGCGCGGCCTGCGCGCCGAACTGGACCGGCGCGGCCTCGAAGTAGTGACGCTCAACGGCTTCCCGTACGAGGGATTCGGCGCGGACGAGGTCAAGTACCGGGTGTACCGACCGGACTGGACCGACCCCGAACGCCTCGCCCACACCACGGACCTGGCCCGGCTGCTCGCCGCGCTGCTCCCCGACGACGTGCGCCAGGGGTCGGTGTCCACCCTGCCGCTCGCCTGGCGGACCGCCTACGACGAGACCGCGGCCCGGCAGGCCCACACCGCGCTGACCACGCTCGCCGGGCGCCTCGACGCACTGGAGGAACTGACCGGCAAGTCGGTCCTGATCGCCCTGGAGCCCGAACCCGGCTGCGCCGTGGAGACCACGTCCGACGCGATTGGCCCGCTCGCCGCGGTGGCCTCGGAATCGGGCTCGCACCGTATCGGCATCTGCGTCGACACCTGCCATCTCGCCACCTCCTTCGAAGACCCGAGAACCGCGCTCGACGCCCTCGCGCAGGCGCGGATCCCCATCCCCAAGGCCCAGCTCTCCGCAGCCCTGCACGCCGAACACCCGCATCTCCCCGAGGTGCGCGCCGCCCTCGCGGCCTTCGCCGAACCGCGCTTCCTGCACCAGACCCGGGCCCTCAGCACGGCCCACGGCAGGAGCGGGGCGGGAGACAGCTGGTCCGCCGCGCGGCTGCACGGCACCGACGACCTGGGTGAGGCGCTGGCCGGAGGGGCGCTGCCGGACACCACCCCGTGGCGCGCCCACTTCCACGTGCCGCTGCACGCCCCACCGGCGCCCCCACTCACCTCCACCCTCCCCGTTCTCCAGGACGCCCTGACCCGGCTCGTCGGCGGACCGGTGCCCCGTACCCACCACCTGGAGGTGGAGACGTACACCTGGCAGGCGCTGCCGCCCGAGCTGCGCCCCCGCAACCGCGCCCAGCTCGCGGACGGCATCGCGGCCGAACTCACCCTCGCCCGAGACCTCCTGACGGACCTCGGACTCAAGGAGCTGCCGTGA
- a CDS encoding alkaline phosphatase family protein: protein MTGPNPLLVLDVVGLTPRLLDHMPRLKSLAAAGSQAPLSTVLPAVTCAAQSTFLTGTTPAEHGIVANGWYFRELGEVLLWRQHNGLVEGDRIWDAARRAHPGYTVANICWWYAMGADTDFTVTPRPVYYADGRKEPDCYTRPPSLHDELTEKLGTFPLFHFWGPGADIVSSRWIVDATRHLLATRHPDLALSYLPHLDYDLQRYGPDDPRAHRAAADLDRVLAPLVDDARAEGRTVVALSEYGITRVSRPVDINRALRRAGLVEVHTQDGMEYLDPMTSRAFAVADHQVAHVYVRRPEDLEATREVLQDLEGIGQLLDDEGKKSHGLDHPRSGELVAVAEPDAWFTYYYWLDDARAPDFAQLVEIHRKPGYDPVELFMDPLDPYVRLKAAKALARKKLGMRYRMAVVPLDPSPVRGSHGRLPASDDEGPLILCSTPDAVRGRVAATEVKSLLLRLAGLH from the coding sequence GTGACCGGACCGAACCCCCTGCTCGTGCTGGACGTCGTGGGCCTCACCCCCCGGCTGCTCGACCACATGCCGCGCCTGAAGTCCCTCGCCGCTGCCGGTTCGCAGGCGCCGCTGTCCACCGTCCTGCCGGCCGTCACCTGCGCCGCCCAGTCCACCTTCCTCACCGGCACCACCCCCGCCGAACACGGCATCGTCGCCAACGGCTGGTACTTCCGCGAACTCGGCGAAGTCCTCCTGTGGCGCCAGCACAACGGGCTCGTCGAAGGGGACCGGATCTGGGACGCGGCGCGCCGCGCCCACCCCGGCTACACCGTCGCCAACATCTGCTGGTGGTACGCGATGGGCGCCGACACCGACTTCACCGTCACCCCCCGCCCCGTCTACTACGCGGACGGCCGCAAGGAACCCGACTGCTACACCCGGCCCCCGTCCCTCCACGACGAACTGACCGAGAAACTCGGCACGTTCCCCCTGTTCCACTTCTGGGGACCGGGCGCGGACATCGTCTCGTCCCGCTGGATCGTCGACGCGACCCGCCACCTCCTCGCCACCCGCCACCCCGACCTCGCCCTCAGCTACCTCCCCCACCTCGACTACGACCTCCAGCGCTACGGACCCGACGACCCCCGCGCGCACCGGGCGGCGGCGGACCTCGACCGGGTCCTCGCCCCGCTCGTCGACGACGCGCGCGCCGAGGGCCGGACCGTCGTCGCGCTCTCCGAGTACGGCATCACCCGCGTCAGCCGCCCCGTCGACATCAACCGGGCGCTGCGCCGCGCCGGACTCGTCGAGGTCCACACCCAGGACGGCATGGAGTACCTCGACCCGATGACGTCCCGGGCCTTCGCCGTCGCCGACCACCAGGTCGCGCACGTCTACGTACGCCGCCCGGAGGACCTCGAAGCCACCCGCGAAGTCCTCCAGGACCTCGAAGGAATCGGCCAGCTCCTCGACGACGAGGGCAAGAAGAGCCACGGCCTGGACCATCCGCGTTCCGGGGAACTGGTGGCCGTGGCCGAGCCCGACGCCTGGTTCACGTACTACTACTGGCTCGACGACGCGCGCGCCCCCGACTTCGCACAGCTCGTGGAGATCCACCGCAAGCCGGGGTACGACCCGGTCGAGCTGTTCATGGACCCGCTCGACCCCTACGTCAGGCTCAAGGCGGCCAAGGCACTGGCGCGCAAGAAGCTCGGCATGCGCTACCGCATGGCCGTCGTACCGCTCGATCCCTCACCGGTCCGCGGCAGTCACGGCCGCCTCCCCGCGAGCGACGACGAGGGTCCGCTCATCCTCTGCTCCACCCCCGACGCGGTCCGCGGCCGGGTCGCGGCGACCGAGGTGAAGTCGCTTCTCCTGCGGCTCGCCGGACTGCACTGA
- a CDS encoding sugar phosphate isomerase/epimerase family protein: MSRHSAATDPDLVHRLSRRNMLGVTAGAGAAALLGLSATPAAAGAKGHQQGQLHGDHPGHGDTHGRTGPVLTPGRLGIQLYSLRDKIAEIGFAKVFDELERFGYDEIEYAGYTQGTGAITPSQLHRIARDHGLNGIGSHVNYYDDNNPGAYSFAQNLDKVLDDAQTLGLKHIGTASGPFRYGSTVDAWKRAAADFNTYGAAARKRGMKFYQHNHGDEFSFATDQPDVRLYDVLLAETDPHLVYLEMDIYWAFTGQFRFSRTAEGKPAPFEPLDYVLKQPDRYPLFHVKDGVHDEAARDGYDMTDVGDGDIDYKTFISAVNRTHGGRRSHHWQVEHDQPVDSFAFARKSAAHLHGLREEAHRGRN; encoded by the coding sequence ATGAGCCGTCATTCCGCAGCCACCGACCCCGACCTCGTCCACAGGCTCAGCCGGCGCAACATGCTCGGTGTCACCGCGGGGGCCGGCGCTGCCGCCCTCCTCGGACTCTCCGCGACCCCGGCCGCAGCCGGTGCCAAGGGGCACCAGCAGGGGCAGCTCCACGGCGACCACCCCGGACACGGCGACACGCACGGCAGAACCGGACCGGTCCTGACCCCCGGGCGCCTCGGCATCCAGCTCTACTCGCTGCGCGACAAGATCGCGGAGATCGGCTTCGCCAAGGTCTTCGACGAGCTGGAGCGCTTCGGCTACGACGAGATCGAGTACGCCGGGTACACCCAGGGCACCGGGGCGATCACCCCGTCCCAGTTGCACCGGATCGCCCGCGACCACGGTCTGAACGGCATCGGCAGTCACGTCAACTACTACGACGACAACAACCCCGGCGCCTACAGCTTCGCGCAGAACCTCGACAAGGTCCTCGACGACGCCCAGACGCTCGGCCTCAAGCACATCGGGACCGCGTCGGGCCCGTTCCGCTACGGATCCACCGTCGACGCCTGGAAGCGGGCCGCGGCGGACTTCAACACCTACGGCGCCGCGGCGAGGAAGCGCGGCATGAAGTTCTACCAGCACAACCACGGCGACGAGTTCTCGTTCGCCACCGATCAGCCCGACGTCCGCCTCTACGACGTGCTCCTCGCCGAGACCGACCCGCATCTGGTCTACCTGGAGATGGACATCTACTGGGCGTTCACCGGCCAGTTCCGGTTCAGCAGGACCGCCGAGGGGAAGCCCGCCCCCTTCGAGCCGCTCGACTACGTACTGAAGCAGCCCGACCGCTACCCGCTCTTCCACGTCAAGGACGGTGTCCACGACGAAGCCGCCCGCGACGGCTACGACATGACCGATGTCGGGGACGGGGACATCGACTACAAGACCTTCATCTCGGCGGTGAACCGCACGCACGGCGGTCGCCGCAGCCACCACTGGCAGGTGGAGCACGATCAGCCGGTGGACTCCTTCGCCTTCGCCCGCAAGTCGGCGGCGCATCTGCACGGGCTCCGCGAGGAGGCTCACCGGGGCCGGAACTGA
- a CDS encoding MFS transporter, translated as MDISDSADTSDSAHISGTATDGTATDGTDTTATDFTARPASALPAASLRLLRAAGFASNFDRFCITPMLLLIGSQLGVSLPTVMLAASGYFLFYGLMQPVWGLASDRMGRVAVMRFSLAGAAVAALCSVIAPNAPTLIVARAAAGALFAASIAASITYVGDTVPAAVRQRPLSELMTAFALGTAVATVVAGALAHYVSWRLVFALPGLFAAYLAMALRRLPEPVREPAGSMLAPIRVVLRSRWQWFVMAIAMLEGAVLLGFLTYLAPALEAQGASATLAGAVSALYGVGSMSAAQMVKRLVGRWTPTWLIVTGGVQMALAFGLAATSRSVPALVVTALLLGGGWSFMHSTIQSWATGLSPTARATGVAMFGLALYVGSALASTLAAAPAEHHAYHGLFLTAAALTVPLTLTAAVGRARYRG; from the coding sequence GTGGACATCTCTGACTCCGCCGACACCTCGGACTCCGCCCACATCTCCGGCACCGCGACCGACGGCACCGCGACCGACGGCACCGACACGACTGCCACGGACTTCACCGCCCGCCCGGCCTCCGCGTTGCCCGCCGCCTCGCTCCGGCTGCTGCGTGCCGCCGGGTTCGCCAGCAACTTCGACCGCTTCTGCATCACGCCCATGCTGCTGCTGATCGGTTCCCAACTCGGCGTCTCGCTGCCGACCGTGATGCTCGCGGCCAGCGGGTACTTCCTCTTCTACGGCCTGATGCAGCCGGTCTGGGGCCTGGCCAGCGATCGGATGGGCCGGGTGGCGGTCATGCGGTTCTCGCTGGCCGGGGCCGCCGTCGCCGCGCTGTGCTCGGTGATCGCCCCGAACGCCCCGACGCTGATCGTGGCGCGCGCTGCCGCCGGCGCCCTCTTCGCCGCGTCCATCGCCGCGTCCATCACCTACGTCGGCGACACCGTGCCCGCCGCGGTCCGGCAGCGCCCGCTCAGCGAGCTCATGACCGCGTTCGCGCTGGGGACGGCAGTGGCCACGGTCGTCGCCGGGGCCCTGGCGCACTACGTCAGCTGGCGGCTGGTGTTCGCACTCCCCGGCCTGTTCGCCGCGTACCTGGCCATGGCCCTGCGTCGGCTGCCGGAACCCGTACGCGAGCCGGCCGGTTCGATGCTCGCCCCGATCCGGGTGGTGCTGCGCTCACGCTGGCAGTGGTTCGTCATGGCCATCGCGATGCTCGAAGGGGCGGTCCTGCTGGGCTTCTTGACCTATCTGGCCCCCGCGCTGGAGGCCCAGGGGGCCTCGGCCACGCTGGCGGGCGCGGTGTCCGCGCTCTACGGCGTGGGCTCCATGTCAGCGGCGCAGATGGTCAAGCGGCTGGTCGGACGGTGGACGCCGACGTGGCTCATCGTGACCGGCGGGGTCCAGATGGCCCTGGCATTCGGTCTCGCCGCGACGAGCCGGTCGGTGCCGGCGCTGGTGGTGACCGCATTGCTGCTCGGCGGCGGCTGGTCATTCATGCACTCCACGATCCAGTCCTGGGCCACCGGGCTGTCCCCGACGGCCCGCGCCACCGGCGTCGCCATGTTCGGCCTCGCCCTCTACGTCGGCAGCGCCTTGGCCAGCACCCTCGCCGCCGCCCCCGCCGAACACCACGCCTACCACGGGCTCTTCCTGACCGCCGCCGCCCTGACCGTGCCCCTGACCCTCACCGCCGCCGTGGGCCGCGCCCGCTACCGCGGCTGA
- a CDS encoding helix-turn-helix domain-containing protein, whose amino-acid sequence MHGVGPEEHGQAGTSTGRAQASGPRRELGAFLRSRRERLTPGEVGLPGSPRRRTPGLRRSEVAELAGISSSWYAWLEQGRVRTSEQVLRSVARALRLDAAETAHVRSFVEQTAPGGSAPGWVSRNLLSLVEALAPHPAVVLDPHWDLLAWNTGYAALLTDPARLTPKQRNLLWLVFRWQPARTLLTEWEPEARSLLGQFRAKAARHPEDGRYAEITEELLTDPDAARWYDRRETSAFHPAVRHFRHPVVGDLRLRYVKLAAVDEPGHHFLAYLPDDRATEAAVGTLAGEK is encoded by the coding sequence ATGCACGGCGTCGGACCGGAAGAGCACGGACAGGCGGGTACGTCCACGGGGCGTGCGCAGGCGAGTGGCCCACGCAGGGAGCTCGGCGCCTTTCTGCGCTCCAGGCGTGAGCGGCTGACCCCCGGTGAGGTGGGGCTGCCCGGTTCACCACGGCGCCGCACCCCGGGGCTACGACGCAGTGAGGTCGCCGAGCTGGCCGGGATCAGCAGCTCCTGGTACGCGTGGCTGGAGCAGGGCCGGGTCCGTACGTCGGAGCAGGTGCTGCGGTCAGTGGCACGCGCCCTGCGGCTGGACGCGGCTGAGACCGCGCATGTCAGGTCGTTCGTGGAACAGACCGCGCCGGGCGGGTCAGCGCCGGGCTGGGTGTCGCGGAACCTGCTGTCACTGGTGGAGGCTCTGGCCCCGCACCCGGCCGTGGTGCTCGACCCGCACTGGGACCTACTGGCCTGGAACACCGGCTATGCGGCGCTGCTCACCGACCCGGCGCGGCTGACTCCCAAGCAGCGCAACCTGCTGTGGTTGGTCTTCCGCTGGCAGCCTGCGCGCACGCTGCTCACCGAGTGGGAGCCGGAGGCCAGGAGTCTGCTCGGCCAGTTCCGTGCGAAGGCGGCCCGCCACCCCGAGGACGGCCGGTATGCCGAGATCACCGAAGAGCTGCTGACCGACCCCGACGCGGCTCGGTGGTACGACCGCCGGGAGACCTCGGCCTTTCATCCCGCTGTGCGGCATTTCCGCCACCCTGTGGTGGGTGATCTGAGGCTGCGCTACGTCAAACTCGCCGCCGTGGACGAGCCTGGCCATCACTTCCTGGCCTACCTGCCCGACGACCGGGCGACAGAGGCGGCGGTGGGTACGCTCGCCGGGGAGAAGTGA
- a CDS encoding zinc-binding dehydrogenase, whose translation MVVACGYGGICGTDLHLQQGHLDIPVPLVLGHEGLGVVKELSPGHHQDATGAPLAAGDTVMWASSIACGVCRACRLHREPTLCENRRTYGVNRSLTDGPELSGSWADHIVLQPGTTVVKVDDGTDPLAAMSLACAGPTVAHALYERRPVRIGEVVVVQGSGPVGLAAAAFAQLAGAARVIVVGGPAGRLAQAAAAGIGDVHLNIADATDPGQVLREVTAATGGAGADLVIECAGVPAAVGQGLTLVRRGGTYLVIGQYTDAGDTLVNPHQIVYRQLDVIGSWAFTGAHLVEYVRLLPALSARFDLASLVTPFSLEQHAAALDAVADGSVMKAVLTS comes from the coding sequence ATGGTCGTCGCCTGCGGCTACGGCGGGATCTGCGGCACGGACCTGCACCTCCAGCAAGGGCACCTCGACATCCCCGTCCCGCTGGTCCTGGGTCACGAAGGTCTGGGTGTGGTGAAGGAGTTGAGCCCCGGCCACCACCAGGACGCCACTGGCGCGCCGCTGGCCGCCGGTGACACGGTGATGTGGGCCTCCTCCATCGCCTGCGGCGTCTGCCGGGCTTGCCGGCTGCACCGCGAACCGACCCTGTGCGAGAACCGGCGCACCTACGGCGTCAACCGCTCCCTCACTGACGGCCCGGAGCTGTCCGGCTCCTGGGCCGACCACATCGTGCTGCAGCCCGGCACCACCGTGGTCAAGGTCGACGACGGTACCGACCCGCTCGCCGCCATGTCGCTCGCCTGCGCGGGGCCCACCGTGGCCCACGCACTGTACGAGCGCAGGCCGGTGCGGATCGGTGAGGTCGTGGTGGTGCAAGGCAGCGGCCCGGTCGGCCTGGCGGCAGCGGCCTTCGCCCAGTTGGCCGGCGCGGCCAGGGTCATCGTCGTCGGCGGCCCGGCCGGCCGGCTGGCCCAGGCCGCCGCGGCCGGCATCGGCGATGTGCATCTGAACATCGCCGACGCCACCGATCCCGGCCAGGTGCTGCGGGAGGTGACGGCTGCCACCGGCGGGGCCGGGGCCGACCTGGTGATCGAGTGCGCCGGGGTGCCGGCCGCCGTCGGACAGGGCCTCACCCTGGTCCGACGAGGAGGCACCTACCTGGTCATCGGCCAGTACACCGACGCCGGTGACACCCTCGTCAACCCGCACCAGATCGTCTACCGGCAGCTGGACGTCATCGGGTCGTGGGCCTTCACGGGCGCCCACCTCGTCGAGTACGTCCGCCTGCTCCCGGCGCTCAGCGCGCGGTTCGACCTCGCGAGCCTGGTGACCCCCTTCTCGCTGGAACAGCACGCCGCCGCGCTGGACGCGGTCGCCGACGGCTCAGTGATGAAGGCCGTACTGACGAGCTGA
- a CDS encoding SDR family NAD(P)-dependent oxidoreductase — translation MGQVGAHRGGTHQRDEADGGVRIALGGGDRRGSRITAEHGAPRVLVNNAGGNRDRPFLSVTTEDWDTVMATNLSAPSTSAVPSRPAPDAPSSWRSSESRFGCASSTCRRPPTAAWSSPAATAGSAARTCTSSKGTSTSPSRWSWVTKVWVW, via the coding sequence GTGGGCCAGGTGGGTGCGCACCGCGGGGGCACCCACCAGCGGGACGAGGCGGACGGAGGGGTGCGTATTGCGCTGGGCGGCGGAGACCGGCGCGGTTCACGGATCACCGCCGAGCACGGCGCACCCCGTGTGCTCGTCAACAACGCCGGGGGCAACCGCGACCGGCCGTTCCTTTCCGTGACCACCGAGGACTGGGACACGGTCATGGCCACCAACCTCTCGGCCCCTTCCACCTCAGCCGTGCCCTCGCGCCCGGCACCGGACGCGCCGTCGTCCTGGAGGAGTTCGGAAAGCCGCTTCGGCTGCGCGAGTTCGACCTGCCGCAGGCCCCCGACGGCGGCATGGTCGTCGCCTGCGGCTACGGCGGGATCTGCGGCACGGACCTGCACCTCCAGCAAGGGCACCTCGACATCCCCGTCCCGCTGGTCCTGGGTCACGAAGGTCTGGGTGTGGTGA